A window of Acinonyx jubatus isolate Ajub_Pintada_27869175 chromosome E4, VMU_Ajub_asm_v1.0, whole genome shotgun sequence contains these coding sequences:
- the CDK18 gene encoding cyclin-dependent kinase 18 isoform X1 has product MPRAAPSQVPGPAAWSLLTMNKMKNFKRRLSLSVPRTETIEESLTEFTEQFNQLHNRRNEDLQLSPLGRDPQPASSTFSPTDSGEDPGQLSPGMQYRRQNQRRFSMEDISKRLSLPMDIRLPQEFLQKLQLESPDLPKPLSRMSRRASLSDIGFGKLETYVKLDKLGEGTYATVFKGRSKLTENLVALKEIRLEHEEGAPCTAIREVSLLKNLKHANIVTLHDLIHTERSLTLVFEYLDSDLKQYLDHCGNLMSMHNVKIFMFQLLRGLAYCHRRKILHRDLKPQNLLISERGELKLADFGLARAKSVPTKTYSNEVVTLWYRPPDVLLGSTEYSTPIDMWGVGCIHYEMATGRPLFPGSTVKEELHLIFRLLGTPTEETWPGVLALSEFRAYNFPRYLPQPLISHAPRLDTEGIHLLTSLLLYESKSRMSAEAALSHPYFRSLGERVHQLEDRDSAPEGPGLPGPGLSAARTREEPEAEHLLSRDPPAAARETRGHSEHNHRQDGACVAPAGLRSKG; this is encoded by the exons ATGCCCCGTGCGGCCCCCTCCCAAGTTCCAG GCCCTGCTGCCTGGTCCCTGCTGACCATGAACAAGATGAAGAACTTTAAGCGTCGTCTTTCCTTATCCGTGCCCCGCACAGAGACCATCGAGGAGTCCTTGACCGAGTTCACAGAGCAGTTCAACCAGCTCCACAACCGGCGCAATGAGG ACCTGCAGCTCAGTCCTCTCGGCAGAGACCCCCAGCCGGCGTCCAGCACCTTCTCCCCGACAGACAGCGGGGAGGACCCTGGGCAGCTGTCCCCGGGCATGCAGTACCGGCGGCAGAATCAGCGCCGCTTCTCCATGGAG GACATCAGTAAGAGGCTCTCTCTGCCCATGGACATCCGCCTGCCCCAGGAATTCCTGCAGAAGCTACAGCTGGAGAGTCCAGACCTGCCCAAACCGCTCAGCCGCATGTCCCGCCGAGCATCCCTG tcAGATATCGGCTTTGGGAAACTGGAAACATACGTGAAACTGGACAAACTGGGGGAG GGTACCTATGCCACAGTCTTCAAGGGGCGCAGCAAACTGACAGAGAACCTCGTGGCCCTGAAGGAGATCCGGCTGGAGCATGAGGAGGGGGCGCCTTGCACCGCCATCCGAGAGG TGTCTCTTCTGAAGAATCTAAAGCATGCCAATATTGTGACGCTGCATGACCTCATCCACACGGAGCGGTCTCTCACCCTGGTGTTTGAGTACCTG GACAGTGACCTGAAGCAGTATCTGGACCACTGTGGAAACCTCATGAGCATGCACAATGTCAAG ATTTTCATGTTCCAGCTGCTCCGGGGCCTTGCCTACTGCCACCGCCGCAAGATCCTGCACCGGGACCTGAAACCACAGAACCTGCTGATTAGCGAGAGGGGGGAGCTGAAGCTGGCTGACTTCG GCCTGGCGCGGGCCAAGTCGGTGCCCACGAAGACCTACTCCAATGAGGTGGTGACCCTGTGGTACAGGCCCCCCGATGTGCTGTTGGGGTCCACAGAGTACTCCACCCCCATCGATATGTG GGGCGTGGGCTGCATCCACTACGAGATGGCCACGGGGAGGCCCCTCTTCCCCGGCTCCACGGTCAAGGAGGAACTACACCTCATCTTCCGACTCCTCG GGACCCCTACGGAAGAGACGTGGCCCGGTGTGCTGGCCCTGTCAGAGTTCAGAGCCTACAACTTCCCACGATACCTCCCCCAGCCGCTCATCAGTCACGCTCCCAG GTTGGACACCGAAGGCATCCACCTCCTGACCAGCCTCCTCCTG TATGAATCCAAGAGTCGCATGTCAGCAGAGGCTGCCCTGAGCCACCCCTACTTCCGGTCTCTGGGGGAGCGTGTACACCAGCTCGAAGATA GAGATTCAGCTCCAGAAGGACCCGGGCTACCGGGGCCTGGCCTTTCAGCAGCCAG GACGAGGGAAGAGCCGGAGGCAGAGCATCTTCTGAGCCGTGACCCCCCTGCTGCGGCCCGAGAGACGAGAGGTCACAGTGAGCACAACCACAGGCAGGACGGGGCCTGCGTGGCCCCAGCAGGACTGAGGAGCAAGGGCTGA
- the CDK18 gene encoding cyclin-dependent kinase 18 isoform X4 has translation MPRAAPSQVPGPAAWSLLTMNKMKNFKRRLSLSVPRTETIEESLTEFTEQFNQLHNRRNEDLQLSPLGRDPQPASSTFSPTDSGEDPGQLSPGMQYRRQNQRRFSMEDISKRLSLPMDIRLPQEFLQKLQLESPDLPKPLSRMSRRASLSDIGFGKLETYVKLDKLGEGTYATVFKGRSKLTENLVALKEIRLEHEEGAPCTAIREVSLLKNLKHANIVTLHDLIHTERSLTLVFEYLDSDLKQYLDHCGNLMSMHNVKIFMFQLLRGLAYCHRRKILHRDLKPQNLLISERGELKLADFGLARAKSVPTKTYSNEVVTLWYRPPDVLLGSTEYSTPIDMWGSPGEWIYGLSSSGGGTRGQSLRQHCLRMPHGCSRKLHSVRGEPREAPERGHGGGLGCASFQCPGPPTPEP, from the exons ATGCCCCGTGCGGCCCCCTCCCAAGTTCCAG GCCCTGCTGCCTGGTCCCTGCTGACCATGAACAAGATGAAGAACTTTAAGCGTCGTCTTTCCTTATCCGTGCCCCGCACAGAGACCATCGAGGAGTCCTTGACCGAGTTCACAGAGCAGTTCAACCAGCTCCACAACCGGCGCAATGAGG ACCTGCAGCTCAGTCCTCTCGGCAGAGACCCCCAGCCGGCGTCCAGCACCTTCTCCCCGACAGACAGCGGGGAGGACCCTGGGCAGCTGTCCCCGGGCATGCAGTACCGGCGGCAGAATCAGCGCCGCTTCTCCATGGAG GACATCAGTAAGAGGCTCTCTCTGCCCATGGACATCCGCCTGCCCCAGGAATTCCTGCAGAAGCTACAGCTGGAGAGTCCAGACCTGCCCAAACCGCTCAGCCGCATGTCCCGCCGAGCATCCCTG tcAGATATCGGCTTTGGGAAACTGGAAACATACGTGAAACTGGACAAACTGGGGGAG GGTACCTATGCCACAGTCTTCAAGGGGCGCAGCAAACTGACAGAGAACCTCGTGGCCCTGAAGGAGATCCGGCTGGAGCATGAGGAGGGGGCGCCTTGCACCGCCATCCGAGAGG TGTCTCTTCTGAAGAATCTAAAGCATGCCAATATTGTGACGCTGCATGACCTCATCCACACGGAGCGGTCTCTCACCCTGGTGTTTGAGTACCTG GACAGTGACCTGAAGCAGTATCTGGACCACTGTGGAAACCTCATGAGCATGCACAATGTCAAG ATTTTCATGTTCCAGCTGCTCCGGGGCCTTGCCTACTGCCACCGCCGCAAGATCCTGCACCGGGACCTGAAACCACAGAACCTGCTGATTAGCGAGAGGGGGGAGCTGAAGCTGGCTGACTTCG GCCTGGCGCGGGCCAAGTCGGTGCCCACGAAGACCTACTCCAATGAGGTGGTGACCCTGTGGTACAGGCCCCCCGATGTGCTGTTGGGGTCCACAGAGTACTCCACCCCCATCGATATGTG GGGTTCCCCAGGAGAGTGGATTTATGGACTTTCCTCTTCCGGTGGGGGCACACGTGGACAAAGCTTGAGACAGCACTGCTTAAGGATGCCACATGGGTGCAGCCGCAAACTCCACAGCGTGAGGGGAGAGCCGAGAGAAGCCCCAGAGAGAGGCCACGGTGGCGGATTGGGCTGTGCCAGCTTCCAGTGTCCCGGGCCGCCCACCCCAGAGCCATGA
- the CDK18 gene encoding cyclin-dependent kinase 18 isoform X2, whose translation MNKMKNFKRRLSLSVPRTETIEESLTEFTEQFNQLHNRRNEDLQLSPLGRDPQPASSTFSPTDSGEDPGQLSPGMQYRRQNQRRFSMEDISKRLSLPMDIRLPQEFLQKLQLESPDLPKPLSRMSRRASLSDIGFGKLETYVKLDKLGEGTYATVFKGRSKLTENLVALKEIRLEHEEGAPCTAIREVSLLKNLKHANIVTLHDLIHTERSLTLVFEYLDSDLKQYLDHCGNLMSMHNVKIFMFQLLRGLAYCHRRKILHRDLKPQNLLISERGELKLADFGLARAKSVPTKTYSNEVVTLWYRPPDVLLGSTEYSTPIDMWGVGCIHYEMATGRPLFPGSTVKEELHLIFRLLGTPTEETWPGVLALSEFRAYNFPRYLPQPLISHAPRLDTEGIHLLTSLLLYESKSRMSAEAALSHPYFRSLGERVHQLEDRDSAPEGPGLPGPGLSAARTREEPEAEHLLSRDPPAAARETRGHSEHNHRQDGACVAPAGLRSKG comes from the exons ATGAACAAGATGAAGAACTTTAAGCGTCGTCTTTCCTTATCCGTGCCCCGCACAGAGACCATCGAGGAGTCCTTGACCGAGTTCACAGAGCAGTTCAACCAGCTCCACAACCGGCGCAATGAGG ACCTGCAGCTCAGTCCTCTCGGCAGAGACCCCCAGCCGGCGTCCAGCACCTTCTCCCCGACAGACAGCGGGGAGGACCCTGGGCAGCTGTCCCCGGGCATGCAGTACCGGCGGCAGAATCAGCGCCGCTTCTCCATGGAG GACATCAGTAAGAGGCTCTCTCTGCCCATGGACATCCGCCTGCCCCAGGAATTCCTGCAGAAGCTACAGCTGGAGAGTCCAGACCTGCCCAAACCGCTCAGCCGCATGTCCCGCCGAGCATCCCTG tcAGATATCGGCTTTGGGAAACTGGAAACATACGTGAAACTGGACAAACTGGGGGAG GGTACCTATGCCACAGTCTTCAAGGGGCGCAGCAAACTGACAGAGAACCTCGTGGCCCTGAAGGAGATCCGGCTGGAGCATGAGGAGGGGGCGCCTTGCACCGCCATCCGAGAGG TGTCTCTTCTGAAGAATCTAAAGCATGCCAATATTGTGACGCTGCATGACCTCATCCACACGGAGCGGTCTCTCACCCTGGTGTTTGAGTACCTG GACAGTGACCTGAAGCAGTATCTGGACCACTGTGGAAACCTCATGAGCATGCACAATGTCAAG ATTTTCATGTTCCAGCTGCTCCGGGGCCTTGCCTACTGCCACCGCCGCAAGATCCTGCACCGGGACCTGAAACCACAGAACCTGCTGATTAGCGAGAGGGGGGAGCTGAAGCTGGCTGACTTCG GCCTGGCGCGGGCCAAGTCGGTGCCCACGAAGACCTACTCCAATGAGGTGGTGACCCTGTGGTACAGGCCCCCCGATGTGCTGTTGGGGTCCACAGAGTACTCCACCCCCATCGATATGTG GGGCGTGGGCTGCATCCACTACGAGATGGCCACGGGGAGGCCCCTCTTCCCCGGCTCCACGGTCAAGGAGGAACTACACCTCATCTTCCGACTCCTCG GGACCCCTACGGAAGAGACGTGGCCCGGTGTGCTGGCCCTGTCAGAGTTCAGAGCCTACAACTTCCCACGATACCTCCCCCAGCCGCTCATCAGTCACGCTCCCAG GTTGGACACCGAAGGCATCCACCTCCTGACCAGCCTCCTCCTG TATGAATCCAAGAGTCGCATGTCAGCAGAGGCTGCCCTGAGCCACCCCTACTTCCGGTCTCTGGGGGAGCGTGTACACCAGCTCGAAGATA GAGATTCAGCTCCAGAAGGACCCGGGCTACCGGGGCCTGGCCTTTCAGCAGCCAG GACGAGGGAAGAGCCGGAGGCAGAGCATCTTCTGAGCCGTGACCCCCCTGCTGCGGCCCGAGAGACGAGAGGTCACAGTGAGCACAACCACAGGCAGGACGGGGCCTGCGTGGCCCCAGCAGGACTGAGGAGCAAGGGCTGA
- the CDK18 gene encoding cyclin-dependent kinase 18 isoform X3 produces the protein MPRAAPSQVPGPAAWSLLTMNKMKNFKRRLSLSVPRTETIEESLTEFTEQFNQLHNRRNEDLQLSPLGRDPQPASSTFSPTDSGEDPGQLSPGMQYRRQNQRRFSMEDISKRLSLPMDIRLPQEFLQKLQLESPDLPKPLSRMSRRASLSDIGFGKLETYVKLDKLGEGTYATVFKGRSKLTENLVALKEIRLEHEEGAPCTAIREVSLLKNLKHANIVTLHDLIHTERSLTLVFEYLDSDLKQYLDHCGNLMSMHNVKIFMFQLLRGLAYCHRRKILHRDLKPQNLLISERGELKLADFGLARAKSVPTKTYSNEVVTLWYRPPDVLLGSTEYSTPIDMWGVGCIHYEMATGRPLFPGSTVKEELHLIFRLLGTPTEETWPGVLALSEFRAYNFPRYLPQPLISHAPRLDTEGIHLLTSLLLYESKSRMSAEAALSHPYFRSLGERVHQLEDTASIFSLKEIQLQKDPGYRGLAFQQPGRGKSRRQSIF, from the exons ATGCCCCGTGCGGCCCCCTCCCAAGTTCCAG GCCCTGCTGCCTGGTCCCTGCTGACCATGAACAAGATGAAGAACTTTAAGCGTCGTCTTTCCTTATCCGTGCCCCGCACAGAGACCATCGAGGAGTCCTTGACCGAGTTCACAGAGCAGTTCAACCAGCTCCACAACCGGCGCAATGAGG ACCTGCAGCTCAGTCCTCTCGGCAGAGACCCCCAGCCGGCGTCCAGCACCTTCTCCCCGACAGACAGCGGGGAGGACCCTGGGCAGCTGTCCCCGGGCATGCAGTACCGGCGGCAGAATCAGCGCCGCTTCTCCATGGAG GACATCAGTAAGAGGCTCTCTCTGCCCATGGACATCCGCCTGCCCCAGGAATTCCTGCAGAAGCTACAGCTGGAGAGTCCAGACCTGCCCAAACCGCTCAGCCGCATGTCCCGCCGAGCATCCCTG tcAGATATCGGCTTTGGGAAACTGGAAACATACGTGAAACTGGACAAACTGGGGGAG GGTACCTATGCCACAGTCTTCAAGGGGCGCAGCAAACTGACAGAGAACCTCGTGGCCCTGAAGGAGATCCGGCTGGAGCATGAGGAGGGGGCGCCTTGCACCGCCATCCGAGAGG TGTCTCTTCTGAAGAATCTAAAGCATGCCAATATTGTGACGCTGCATGACCTCATCCACACGGAGCGGTCTCTCACCCTGGTGTTTGAGTACCTG GACAGTGACCTGAAGCAGTATCTGGACCACTGTGGAAACCTCATGAGCATGCACAATGTCAAG ATTTTCATGTTCCAGCTGCTCCGGGGCCTTGCCTACTGCCACCGCCGCAAGATCCTGCACCGGGACCTGAAACCACAGAACCTGCTGATTAGCGAGAGGGGGGAGCTGAAGCTGGCTGACTTCG GCCTGGCGCGGGCCAAGTCGGTGCCCACGAAGACCTACTCCAATGAGGTGGTGACCCTGTGGTACAGGCCCCCCGATGTGCTGTTGGGGTCCACAGAGTACTCCACCCCCATCGATATGTG GGGCGTGGGCTGCATCCACTACGAGATGGCCACGGGGAGGCCCCTCTTCCCCGGCTCCACGGTCAAGGAGGAACTACACCTCATCTTCCGACTCCTCG GGACCCCTACGGAAGAGACGTGGCCCGGTGTGCTGGCCCTGTCAGAGTTCAGAGCCTACAACTTCCCACGATACCTCCCCCAGCCGCTCATCAGTCACGCTCCCAG GTTGGACACCGAAGGCATCCACCTCCTGACCAGCCTCCTCCTG TATGAATCCAAGAGTCGCATGTCAGCAGAGGCTGCCCTGAGCCACCCCTACTTCCGGTCTCTGGGGGAGCGTGTACACCAGCTCGAAGATA CTGCCTCCATCTTCTCCCTGAAGGAGATTCAGCTCCAGAAGGACCCGGGCTACCGGGGCCTGGCCTTTCAGCAGCCAG GACGAGGGAAGAGCCGGAGGCAGAGCATCTTCTGA